One Nonomuraea angiospora DNA segment encodes these proteins:
- a CDS encoding helix-turn-helix transcriptional regulator, which translates to MDNRSEVREFLTSRRAKITPGQAGLPVAGRRRVPGLRRSEVAALAGMSVEYYAKLERGHLAGVSAGVLDALARALHLDDAERAHLLRLAHEANGSNAILRRRRPKQPTARPGLQWMLDTITTAPAIIGNNRSDLLAANHLGRALYCDVYADPNRPPNFARFTFLDSAARRLYPDWDLAADMTVANLRTAAGKDPHDKGLHDLVGELSTRSDDFRRRWGAHDVRTHGTGVKHFHHHIVGDLTLTYESMDLRAEPDLSMTIYAAEPGSPSEDALRLLASWAATHERTERPQDTDHPHLG; encoded by the coding sequence ATGGACAACCGGTCCGAAGTGCGCGAATTCCTCACCTCACGGCGCGCCAAGATCACCCCCGGGCAGGCGGGCCTGCCCGTCGCCGGCCGGCGTCGCGTCCCCGGACTACGCCGCAGCGAGGTCGCCGCCCTGGCCGGAATGAGCGTGGAGTACTACGCCAAGCTCGAACGCGGCCACCTGGCCGGCGTCTCGGCCGGCGTGCTCGACGCGCTCGCCCGCGCCCTGCACCTGGACGACGCCGAACGCGCCCACCTGCTGCGTCTCGCGCACGAGGCCAACGGCAGCAACGCCATCCTGCGCCGCCGCCGGCCCAAGCAGCCGACGGCACGCCCCGGCCTGCAATGGATGCTCGACACCATCACCACCGCCCCGGCGATCATCGGCAACAACCGGTCGGACCTGCTGGCCGCCAACCACCTGGGCCGCGCCCTGTACTGCGACGTCTACGCCGACCCCAACCGGCCGCCGAACTTCGCCCGCTTCACCTTCCTCGACAGCGCCGCCCGTCGCCTCTACCCCGATTGGGACCTGGCCGCCGACATGACCGTGGCCAACCTGCGCACCGCCGCCGGCAAGGACCCGCACGACAAGGGCCTGCACGACCTGGTCGGGGAGCTGTCCACCCGCAGCGACGACTTCCGCCGCCGCTGGGGCGCCCACGACGTGCGCACCCACGGCACCGGCGTCAAACACTTCCACCACCACATCGTCGGCGACCTCACCCTCACCTACGAGAGCATGGACCTGCGCGCCGAGCCCGACCTGTCCATGACGATCTACGCCGCCGAACCCGGCTCCCCGTCCGAGGACGCGCTCCGCCTGCTCGCCTCCTGGGCCGCCACGCACGAGCGCACCGAGCGGCCCCAGGACACCGACCACCCTCACCTTGGCTGA
- a CDS encoding cyclophilin-like fold protein — protein sequence MASSLPGCSDVLDAMTDVVTVAVRARRIAACLLTAALAGCSLPADPYLITPRSNTASVISGMPVVLWLGDQAVTASLTDTPPSRQFAAMLPLTVPLTDAWGQAKAGPLPRPLTIDGGVPVHDPTPGEIYFWPSNSVIAVYYDELGQTVPDPGLVRLGVVTTGLDRLAEAGERVTVRIEPAAATGS from the coding sequence GTGGCTTCCTCGCTCCCGGGCTGCTCGGATGTGCTGGATGCCATGACCGATGTCGTGACCGTCGCCGTCCGGGCCCGCCGCATTGCCGCCTGCCTGCTTACCGCCGCGCTGGCCGGGTGCTCGCTCCCGGCGGACCCGTATCTGATCACGCCACGGTCGAATACGGCGAGCGTCATTTCGGGAATGCCGGTCGTGCTGTGGCTCGGCGACCAGGCCGTCACCGCGAGCTTGACCGACACGCCGCCATCGCGGCAGTTCGCCGCGATGTTGCCGTTGACCGTACCGCTGACGGACGCTTGGGGACAGGCGAAGGCGGGGCCGCTGCCGCGCCCGCTCACCATCGACGGCGGCGTGCCGGTCCACGATCCCACCCCGGGTGAGATCTACTTCTGGCCGTCGAACTCAGTGATCGCCGTGTACTACGACGAGCTCGGCCAGACGGTCCCTGATCCGGGCCTGGTCCGCCTCGGCGTCGTCACGACCGGCCTGGACAGGCTCGCCGAGGCGGGCGAGCGGGTCACGGTCCGGATCGAGCCGGCTGCCGCGACCGGCTCTTGA
- a CDS encoding TetR/AcrR family transcriptional regulator, giving the protein MERKQSGPIGRPRKFDADEALERAVLTFWEHGYEGASTAHLADAMGISTTSMYAAFGNKEQLFRKALERYTEGPSAYLTQALEEPTALGVATAILAGTVRTTTRPAHPHGCLGVQGALAASDSGREVRDLLVAWRNDSYSCVRERFQRAIDEGDLPPETDPGLLARYVTTLAFGIAVQAASGVCRDELQELADAALRNWPLS; this is encoded by the coding sequence GTGGAGAGGAAACAGAGCGGCCCCATCGGCCGGCCGCGAAAATTCGACGCCGACGAAGCTCTCGAGCGCGCCGTGCTGACCTTCTGGGAGCATGGCTACGAGGGGGCCAGCACGGCCCACCTGGCGGACGCGATGGGCATCTCCACCACCAGCATGTACGCCGCCTTCGGCAACAAGGAGCAACTGTTCCGCAAGGCCCTGGAGCGCTACACCGAGGGGCCGAGCGCATACCTGACACAGGCCCTGGAGGAGCCGACCGCCCTCGGCGTCGCCACTGCGATCCTGGCCGGCACCGTTCGGACCACCACCCGCCCGGCCCATCCCCACGGGTGCCTGGGCGTCCAGGGCGCCCTGGCCGCCAGCGACTCCGGGCGCGAGGTCCGCGACCTTCTCGTCGCCTGGCGTAACGACTCCTACTCCTGCGTACGAGAGCGGTTCCAGCGAGCGATCGACGAAGGCGACCTTCCTCCGGAAACCGATCCGGGGCTCCTGGCCCGCTACGTCACCACTCTGGCGTTCGGCATCGCCGTGCAGGCCGCGAGCGGTGTCTGCCGCGACGAACTCCAGGAGCTGGCCGATGCCGCCCTACGCAACTGGCCGCTCTCCTGA
- a CDS encoding SDR family NAD(P)-dependent oxidoreductase, whose protein sequence is MGLLDGKTALVTGGSTGIGLASAMRLAAEGAHVFITGRRKTELDAAVEVIGSAATAVTGDISNLADLDRLYETIRSRGRGLDVLFANASVAALVPLERVTEEHFDTLFGINVRGMLFTVQKALPLLNDGASVILNGSTNVDVGDEGLGVYAATKAATRQFSRTWANELKGRGIRVNTVTPGPTDTPALRGLTPDPERFERHLAARVPLGRLGRPEEIAAAVIFLASEQSSFITGSSLYVDGGLNQI, encoded by the coding sequence GTGGGACTGCTCGACGGCAAGACCGCTCTCGTCACCGGAGGTAGCACCGGAATCGGCCTGGCCAGTGCTATGCGGCTGGCGGCCGAGGGCGCGCACGTGTTCATCACCGGCCGGCGCAAGACCGAACTCGACGCGGCCGTCGAAGTGATCGGTTCAGCCGCCACCGCGGTGACCGGCGACATCTCGAACCTGGCCGACCTGGACCGGCTCTACGAGACGATCCGCAGCCGGGGACGGGGCCTGGACGTCCTGTTCGCGAATGCCTCCGTCGCCGCGCTCGTGCCGCTCGAGCGGGTCACCGAGGAGCACTTCGACACCCTGTTCGGTATCAACGTCCGGGGCATGCTGTTCACCGTTCAGAAGGCGCTGCCGCTGCTCAACGACGGCGCCTCGGTGATCTTGAACGGCTCCACCAACGTGGACGTCGGCGATGAGGGGCTCGGCGTGTACGCGGCCACCAAGGCCGCCACCCGGCAGTTCTCCCGGACCTGGGCCAACGAGCTCAAGGGCCGCGGCATCCGGGTCAACACCGTCACGCCCGGCCCGACCGATACCCCTGCCTTGAGAGGGCTCACCCCCGACCCGGAGCGGTTCGAGCGGCACCTGGCTGCGCGTGTGCCGCTGGGACGGCTCGGGCGCCCGGAGGAGATCGCCGCCGCCGTGATCTTCCTCGCCAGTGAGCAGAGCAGTTTCATCACCGGGTCCAGCCTGTACGTCGACGGCGGCCTGAACCAGATCTGA
- a CDS encoding ester cyclase, which yields MSDSDLRAFYLRYLQELNAHRFDGMDEFINDQTTLNGEPATRDDIIAVQKADVDAVPDLRWELKELLFDGDRLAARLVNTGTPVKEWLGVAPTGASFEIVEYAIYQVRDGRFVRMTALHDAGELLRQLTG from the coding sequence ATGTCCGACAGCGATCTACGCGCGTTCTACCTGCGCTACCTCCAGGAGCTCAACGCCCACAGGTTCGATGGCATGGACGAGTTCATCAACGATCAGACCACGTTGAACGGTGAGCCGGCCACCCGGGACGACATCATCGCGGTTCAGAAGGCCGACGTGGACGCGGTTCCGGACCTGCGCTGGGAGCTCAAGGAACTGCTCTTCGACGGTGACCGTCTGGCTGCGCGTCTGGTCAACACGGGCACCCCGGTGAAGGAGTGGCTCGGTGTGGCTCCCACCGGCGCCTCGTTCGAAATCGTCGAGTACGCCATCTACCAGGTCCGCGACGGCCGGTTCGTGCGCATGACGGCCCTGCACGACGCCGGCGAACTACTCCGGCAGCTCACCGGCTGA
- a CDS encoding SDR family NAD(P)-dependent oxidoreductase → MTITLITGANKGIGFETARQLLELGHVVYIGARDVERGEKAAAALGARFVQLDVTDDASVSSALATIDAAQGRLDVLVHNAGILGEGAIDGPKALRVFDTNAVGIVRVTEAALPLLRRSSNPNVVTVSSSAGSFWAVNNPDRPEFHLPLALYSASKAAATMLTVQYAKAHPGIKFNALEPGTTATDMTAAFGIGRSPEESARTVVRLATLGADGPTGTFQDESGELRW, encoded by the coding sequence ATGACCATCACACTGATCACCGGGGCCAACAAGGGCATCGGCTTCGAGACGGCCAGACAGCTTCTGGAGTTGGGCCACGTCGTCTACATCGGCGCGCGTGACGTCGAGCGAGGCGAGAAGGCCGCGGCAGCACTCGGCGCACGATTCGTGCAACTCGATGTGACCGACGACGCATCGGTCAGCAGCGCGCTGGCGACGATCGACGCGGCCCAGGGCCGGCTCGACGTTCTGGTGCACAACGCGGGCATCTTGGGAGAGGGAGCCATCGACGGTCCCAAGGCTCTGCGTGTGTTCGACACCAACGCGGTGGGAATCGTGCGCGTCACGGAGGCGGCGCTTCCCCTGCTACGCAGATCATCGAACCCCAACGTGGTCACCGTTTCGAGCAGCGCCGGGTCGTTCTGGGCAGTGAACAACCCCGACCGGCCGGAGTTCCACCTGCCCCTGGCGCTTTACTCCGCGTCCAAGGCAGCGGCCACCATGCTCACGGTTCAGTACGCCAAGGCCCATCCTGGCATCAAGTTCAATGCGCTCGAGCCCGGCACCACCGCCACCGACATGACCGCGGCCTTCGGGATCGGAAGGTCACCGGAGGAGAGCGCCAGGACCGTCGTGCGCCTGGCAACCCTCGGCGCGGACGGTCCGACGGGAACGTTCCAGGACGAGAGCGGGGAATTGCGCTGGTAG
- a CDS encoding COG1470 family protein produces MTTSRSRGALARLAALPAAGVALLVAVLVTTVAFAPPSDADTTWSVVPANADGPDGRSVIDLELAGGQQAVEHVAVINRSTQPVDFTIDANDGYLTSKGYFDMRPSDAKPADGGSWIAVPEKVTIAAGATSVVPVTVSIPQNATPGDHPAGVTASLETVSGQVRVQNRVGVRLNIRVTGDYVAKVAVTGVRAEYTGSWNPFAAGSVEVTYTVANAGNVRLVADNRVLTSTFVGENNWSDPSAAKTRELMPGGSRTFVARVAGAWPLGPIGTTVTVIPSPAGRPIPGVTAQRMAVGTTVWALPWPQLALLVLLVLAPFAIRLVAAWRRRRIKKLIMLHGKGTPQEA; encoded by the coding sequence TTGACCACAAGCCGTTCGCGAGGCGCCCTCGCCCGCCTCGCCGCCTTACCCGCTGCCGGCGTTGCCCTGCTGGTCGCCGTCCTGGTCACCACGGTCGCGTTCGCGCCCCCGTCCGACGCCGACACCACCTGGTCGGTCGTTCCGGCCAACGCCGACGGCCCTGACGGCCGCAGCGTCATCGACCTCGAACTCGCCGGCGGGCAGCAGGCGGTCGAGCATGTGGCGGTCATCAACCGATCGACTCAGCCGGTCGACTTCACGATCGACGCCAACGACGGCTACCTGACCTCCAAGGGCTACTTCGACATGCGGCCCTCGGACGCGAAACCGGCCGACGGCGGCTCCTGGATAGCGGTTCCCGAGAAGGTGACCATCGCCGCCGGGGCCACCTCCGTCGTGCCGGTGACGGTGTCGATCCCCCAGAACGCGACGCCGGGCGATCACCCCGCGGGTGTGACCGCGTCCCTGGAGACCGTCTCCGGTCAGGTACGGGTCCAGAACCGGGTGGGCGTCCGCTTGAACATCCGCGTCACCGGCGACTATGTGGCCAAGGTGGCGGTAACCGGCGTGCGAGCCGAGTACACGGGATCGTGGAATCCCTTCGCCGCCGGATCCGTCGAGGTGACCTATACCGTGGCCAACGCCGGCAACGTCCGGCTGGTCGCGGACAACCGGGTCCTGACGTCCACGTTCGTGGGCGAGAACAACTGGAGTGACCCGTCCGCGGCCAAGACCAGGGAGCTCATGCCGGGCGGCAGCCGCACGTTCGTCGCACGGGTGGCCGGCGCCTGGCCGCTGGGGCCCATCGGCACGACGGTCACGGTGATCCCCTCGCCCGCGGGCCGGCCGATCCCGGGTGTCACCGCCCAGCGGATGGCGGTCGGCACCACGGTCTGGGCCCTGCCGTGGCCGCAGCTCGCCCTCCTCGTCCTCCTCGTCCTCGCCCCCTTCGCCATCCGGCTGGTCGCCGCCTGGCGCCGCAGGCGCATCAAGAAGCTGATCATGCTCCACGGCAAGGGCACGCCTCAGGAGGCGTGA
- a CDS encoding ThuA domain-containing protein, with product MSAEAATAAEPAFKVLVFSKTTGFRHDSIPEGIAAVQKLGQDNNFAVDTTEDSALFTDQNLAQYQAVVFMSTTGDPLGTQAQKDAFQRYIQGGGGFVGVHAAADSGYNWAWYGKLVGAYFKQHPAIQQATVKVEDPAHPATKDLPTTWTRTDEWYDYQANPRGTVHVLTSMDEKSYTGATMGADHPNTWCQDFDGGRSWYTGLGHLKENYSEPNFLKLLLGGIQTAAGAVKADCSASQSSSFEKVTLDDNTSNPMMVDVAKDGRVFYIDRLGEVKIIKPAGGTVTAAKLSVFTANESGLLGMALDPGFDSNHWVYLYYSPTGTNVDRLSRFTVTGDTLDLSSEKKILDVPVQRAECCHHGGGMVIDPKTGNLWLGTGDNTNPFASDGYAPIDEQSGRANWDAQRTAGNTNSLSGKLLRIHPEADGTYTIPSGNLFAPGTAKTKPEIYGMGLRNPFRMGLDPKTGNVMLGEYGPDANAASSTRGPQNTVEWNLVTKPGNLGWPYCIGNNTPYVDYNFATKQSGSPFNCAAPVNESPNNDGLTSLPPVIPATIWYHYAADPQNFPELSGGAPMGGPVYRSDPNLQSDVKWPAYWDGKAVFGEWNNDKVWSFQLNENGSKVVEMNPILGSLSFKKPMDMKFGPDGALYMIEWGSGFGGDNADSGIYRIEYTKGTRPPIARATADKTDGPLPLAVKFSSEGSRDPEGKTLTYAWDLDGDGDTDSTDPNPAFTYEKGGDYSVVLTVRTPDGKTATASVAISAGNTRPTVKVDVPPNGAFFEFGDQVKFKVTVTDAEDGTIDCDKVKIQAILGHDSHGHPLDQLKGCEGTLQTQQAGHGEYDNLFYAIEASYTDGGANGAGPLTGRGQIILEPKRKQAEHFARTGRVADGKGTDAAGVQAETTTDTQGGNQHIAFVQDGDWWSFDPVNLSNVTAIRLRASSGGAGGTVQVRAGNPETGALVGSVDVPPTGGWQTFTDVTLDLAGPPTESGPLYFVVRKPASAADNAYLANFNWVDFVGKGATDNERPAVTATATPATGVAPLKVGFKATATDPEGDPITYKWNFGVTGAPEPTTAEASYTYTAPGNYTAVVTVTDDKGASATAQVPVKVDAPATVCFAGRSDNFLGSQLDRDRWSVIRENQDLKVADGKLVIPTSTTDIYSTGGNTPNIVVQPAPSGAWTATAKLTLDARDAYQQAGLIIYGDDDNYAKMVLQARSTSGSNHASRIFQFIREENGSPNEVSQSNTANLGDSYPDTVYVRFVSDGTNITAHYSSDGTTFTAMPQTKPLAGIANPKIGLISLAGANHPVVDASFDWFHITPDDKATAPDPDDEFDGTALDSCRWNAVVRPDATAARVGNGRLELDTTTGDIYGTGNSGPKNFILQTAPSGDWTLETKVDASALNEQYQQGGLMVYTGDDDYVKLDFLTTNAAGSTVARGIELRSEVGGTVQNPQPQVNNLTGGVWWLRLKKAATTFTGSYSSDGQTWTDLSATVENAAVATGAKVGVYTIGTSQSASKTVTFDYFHLTKAGSGGDRTAPVTTATTDPEQPAGGTFTGPVSVTLKAADEDGGSGVDKTEYQLDGGAWTAYTGPVTVTGDGQHELKYRSADKAGNVEEAKTLTLTISASAPQVKLTVSASSRCIGTSAYVAVTAVNGSDVPATVTLTTPFGSKTVADVAPGKQAYQSFNSRAGQIDAGTVTVKGTATIGGEQVTSSYDAAYPALSCR from the coding sequence GTGAGCGCCGAGGCCGCCACGGCGGCGGAGCCCGCCTTCAAGGTGCTCGTCTTCTCGAAGACGACCGGATTCCGGCACGACTCGATCCCCGAAGGCATCGCGGCCGTGCAGAAGCTCGGCCAGGACAACAACTTCGCGGTCGACACGACCGAGGACAGCGCCCTGTTCACAGACCAGAACCTGGCGCAGTACCAGGCCGTGGTCTTCATGTCCACGACCGGTGACCCGCTGGGCACGCAGGCGCAGAAGGACGCCTTCCAGCGCTACATCCAGGGCGGCGGCGGCTTCGTGGGCGTCCACGCCGCCGCCGACAGCGGCTACAACTGGGCCTGGTACGGCAAGCTGGTCGGGGCGTACTTCAAGCAGCACCCGGCGATCCAGCAGGCCACGGTCAAGGTCGAGGACCCGGCGCACCCGGCGACCAAGGACCTCCCGACGACCTGGACCCGTACCGACGAATGGTACGACTACCAGGCGAACCCGCGTGGCACGGTTCACGTGCTGACGTCGATGGACGAGAAGTCCTACACCGGCGCCACGATGGGCGCCGACCACCCGAACACGTGGTGTCAGGACTTCGACGGCGGCCGTTCGTGGTACACCGGGCTCGGCCACCTCAAGGAGAACTACAGCGAGCCCAACTTCCTGAAGCTGCTGCTCGGCGGCATCCAGACCGCCGCCGGCGCGGTCAAGGCCGACTGCTCGGCCTCGCAGAGCTCCAGCTTCGAGAAGGTCACCCTCGACGACAACACGTCGAACCCGATGATGGTGGACGTCGCCAAGGACGGCCGGGTCTTCTACATCGACCGGCTCGGCGAGGTCAAGATCATCAAGCCGGCCGGCGGCACGGTGACGGCGGCGAAGCTGAGCGTCTTCACCGCCAACGAGAGCGGCCTGCTCGGCATGGCGCTCGACCCCGGATTCGACTCGAACCACTGGGTGTATCTCTACTACTCGCCCACCGGGACGAACGTCGACCGGCTGAGCAGGTTCACCGTCACCGGTGACACCCTGGACCTGTCGAGCGAGAAGAAGATCCTCGACGTCCCGGTGCAGCGGGCCGAGTGCTGCCACCACGGCGGCGGCATGGTGATCGACCCCAAGACCGGCAATCTGTGGCTGGGCACGGGCGACAACACCAACCCGTTCGCCTCCGACGGCTACGCGCCGATCGACGAGCAGTCCGGCCGCGCCAACTGGGACGCCCAGCGTACCGCCGGCAACACCAACAGCCTGAGCGGCAAGCTGCTGCGGATCCACCCCGAGGCCGACGGCACCTACACCATCCCGTCCGGCAACCTGTTCGCGCCGGGCACGGCGAAGACCAAGCCGGAGATCTACGGCATGGGCCTGCGCAATCCGTTCCGCATGGGTCTCGACCCCAAGACGGGCAACGTCATGCTCGGCGAGTACGGTCCCGACGCGAACGCGGCGAGCTCCACCCGGGGTCCGCAGAACACGGTCGAGTGGAACCTCGTCACGAAGCCCGGCAACCTCGGCTGGCCGTACTGCATCGGCAACAACACCCCGTACGTCGACTACAACTTCGCCACCAAGCAGTCGGGGTCGCCGTTCAACTGTGCCGCGCCGGTCAACGAATCGCCGAACAACGACGGCCTGACCAGCCTGCCGCCGGTGATCCCGGCGACGATCTGGTACCACTACGCGGCCGACCCGCAGAACTTCCCGGAGCTGAGCGGTGGCGCGCCGATGGGCGGCCCGGTCTACCGCTCCGACCCGAACCTGCAGTCGGACGTGAAGTGGCCGGCGTACTGGGACGGCAAGGCCGTCTTCGGTGAGTGGAACAACGACAAGGTGTGGTCGTTCCAGCTCAACGAGAACGGCAGCAAGGTCGTCGAGATGAACCCGATCCTCGGCTCCCTGTCGTTCAAGAAGCCGATGGACATGAAGTTCGGTCCCGACGGCGCGCTCTACATGATCGAGTGGGGCTCCGGCTTCGGCGGCGACAACGCCGACTCCGGCATCTACCGCATCGAGTACACCAAGGGCACCCGGCCGCCGATCGCCCGAGCCACGGCGGACAAGACCGACGGGCCCCTGCCGCTGGCGGTCAAGTTCTCCAGCGAGGGCAGCCGGGACCCGGAGGGCAAGACGCTCACCTACGCCTGGGACCTCGACGGTGACGGGGACACCGACTCCACCGACCCCAACCCCGCCTTCACCTACGAGAAGGGGGGCGACTACAGCGTGGTCCTGACCGTCAGGACCCCCGACGGCAAGACCGCCACCGCCAGCGTGGCGATCAGCGCCGGCAACACCCGTCCCACCGTCAAGGTGGACGTTCCGCCGAACGGCGCCTTCTTCGAGTTCGGCGACCAGGTGAAGTTCAAGGTCACCGTCACCGACGCCGAGGACGGCACGATCGACTGCGACAAGGTCAAGATCCAGGCGATCCTCGGCCACGACAGCCACGGCCATCCGCTCGACCAGCTCAAGGGCTGTGAGGGCACCCTGCAGACCCAGCAGGCGGGGCACGGCGAGTACGACAACCTCTTCTACGCCATCGAGGCCAGCTACACCGACGGGGGCGCCAATGGCGCCGGACCGCTGACCGGGCGGGGCCAGATCATCCTGGAGCCCAAGCGCAAGCAGGCCGAGCACTTCGCGCGGACCGGCCGGGTGGCCGACGGCAAGGGCACCGACGCCGCGGGCGTCCAGGCGGAGACCACGACCGACACCCAGGGCGGCAACCAGCACATCGCGTTCGTCCAGGACGGCGACTGGTGGTCGTTCGACCCGGTGAACCTGTCGAACGTCACCGCGATCCGGCTCCGGGCCTCCTCGGGCGGGGCCGGCGGAACCGTACAGGTCCGGGCGGGCAACCCCGAGACCGGCGCGCTGGTCGGCTCGGTCGACGTGCCGCCCACCGGCGGCTGGCAGACGTTCACCGACGTCACGCTCGACCTGGCCGGCCCACCGACCGAGAGCGGACCGCTGTACTTCGTCGTGCGCAAGCCGGCGAGCGCGGCCGACAACGCCTACCTGGCCAACTTCAACTGGGTCGACTTCGTCGGCAAGGGCGCCACGGACAACGAGCGTCCGGCCGTGACCGCGACGGCGACCCCGGCGACGGGCGTCGCCCCGCTGAAGGTCGGCTTCAAGGCGACGGCCACCGACCCCGAAGGCGACCCGATCACCTACAAGTGGAACTTCGGGGTGACCGGCGCGCCGGAGCCCACCACGGCCGAGGCGAGCTACACCTACACCGCGCCGGGCAACTACACGGCCGTGGTGACCGTGACCGACGACAAGGGCGCGTCGGCCACCGCCCAGGTCCCGGTCAAGGTGGACGCGCCGGCCACGGTGTGCTTCGCCGGCCGTTCCGACAACTTCCTGGGCAGCCAGCTCGACCGTGACCGCTGGTCGGTCATCCGGGAGAACCAGGACCTCAAGGTCGCGGACGGCAAGCTCGTGATCCCGACCTCGACCACCGACATCTACAGCACGGGCGGCAACACGCCGAACATCGTCGTGCAGCCGGCGCCATCGGGTGCGTGGACCGCCACCGCCAAGCTCACGCTGGACGCGCGTGACGCGTACCAGCAGGCGGGCCTGATCATCTACGGCGACGACGACAACTACGCCAAGATGGTGCTGCAGGCGCGGTCGACCTCGGGTTCCAACCACGCCAGCCGCATCTTCCAGTTCATCCGGGAGGAGAACGGCAGCCCGAACGAAGTGTCGCAGAGCAACACGGCCAACCTCGGGGACTCCTACCCCGACACGGTGTACGTGCGGTTCGTCAGCGACGGCACCAACATCACCGCCCACTACTCCTCGGACGGCACCACGTTCACCGCGATGCCGCAGACCAAGCCGCTCGCCGGGATCGCCAACCCTAAGATCGGCCTGATCTCGCTGGCCGGGGCCAACCACCCGGTGGTGGACGCGTCCTTCGACTGGTTCCACATCACGCCGGACGACAAGGCGACGGCGCCGGACCCGGACGACGAGTTCGACGGCACCGCGCTCGACTCCTGCCGCTGGAACGCGGTCGTGCGCCCCGACGCCACGGCGGCGCGCGTCGGCAACGGCAGGCTGGAGCTCGACACCACGACCGGTGACATCTACGGGACCGGCAACAGCGGCCCGAAGAACTTCATCCTGCAGACGGCGCCGAGCGGCGACTGGACGCTGGAGACCAAGGTGGACGCCTCTGCGCTCAACGAGCAGTACCAGCAGGGCGGCCTGATGGTGTACACCGGCGACGACGACTACGTGAAGCTCGACTTCCTCACCACCAACGCGGCAGGCTCGACGGTGGCTCGGGGCATCGAACTGCGCAGCGAGGTCGGCGGCACCGTGCAGAACCCGCAGCCGCAGGTGAACAACCTCACCGGCGGCGTGTGGTGGCTGCGGCTGAAGAAGGCGGCCACCACCTTCACCGGCTCCTACTCCTCCGACGGCCAGACCTGGACGGATCTCTCCGCGACGGTGGAGAACGCCGCGGTGGCCACCGGCGCGAAGGTCGGCGTGTACACCATCGGCACCAGCCAGTCGGCGTCGAAGACGGTCACGTTCGACTACTTCCACCTGACCAAGGCAGGCTCGGGCGGGGACAGGACCGCGCCCGTGACGACGGCGACGACCGATCCGGAGCAGCCGGCGGGCGGCACGTTCACCGGTCCGGTGTCGGTCACGCTGAAGGCCGCCGACGAGGACGGCGGCAGCGGGGTCGACAAGACCGAGTACCAGCTCGACGGCGGCGCCTGGACCGCCTACACCGGGCCGGTCACCGTGACCGGCGACGGGCAGCACGAGCTGAAGTACCGCTCGGCCGACAAGGCGGGCAACGTCGAAGAGGCCAAGACGCTGACGCTGACGATCTCGGCGTCCGCGCCGCAGGTCAAGCTGACGGTCTCCGCCTCGTCCCGCTGCATCGGCACCTCGGCGTACGTGGCGGTCACGGCCGTCAACGGCTCGGACGTGCCGGCGACGGTGACGCTGACCACCCCGTTCGGTTCGAAGACCGTGGCCGACGTGGCCCCGGGCAAGCAGGCGTACCAGTCCTTCAACAGCCGGGCCGGGCAGATCGACGCGGGCACGGTGACCGTGAAGGGGACCGCGACGATCGGCGGCGAGCAGGTCACCTCGTCGTACGACGCCGCCTACCCGGCGCTCAGCTGCCGCTGA